The DNA segment ATACCGAGCTCAAAGAGTATCTTTCCGACATATATAAAAAGGCGAAATCATTTTAAAGTTAGGAGCCACTAAAATACTTAAATAGGATTTAATATTTTTTTAAATATAATTTAGAGGTTAATTTTAAATTCAAACCAAGGACGCAATATGACCAAGAACTCCGTCGCACCCAAAGAACGCATAAACATAACATATAAAACCAAAACGAACAACCAAGAAGCCGATGTGGAGCTGCCGCTTAAGCTGATGGTTATGGCAAATTTGACCGGCCGCAACGACACTCCGGTCGAAGACCGAGAAGTGGTATCCATAAATAAAATCAATTTTGACCAAGTAATGCAAAAAATGGATATAAAAGCAAATTTTGCCGTAGAAAATAAACTAGGTCTGGGCTCGGATGAAATCAACATAGAGCTTAAAATATCAAATATGAAAGACTTTTCTCCGGACAACATAGCAAAGCAAATCCCGGAGATCAATCAACTTTTGGAACTAAGAAAAGCGCTGGTATCGCTAAAGGGCCCAATGGGAAACATTCCCGACTTTAGAAAAGCGGTTTTGGATGCGTTAAAGAACAAAAAAACCAAACAAGAGCTTCTTTTGGAAATAAAAGACTCTCAAGACGTAAAATGAGGAAGTAAAATGCAAGAAGTAAAAGTTAAAACGCCGATTATCGAAAGCATTATGGAGAAAAGCAAGTACTCCAAAGACGATGAAAGCTATAGCATAGTAAAAAAAGGCGTAGCGGAATTTATCTCAAATATAGTAACATCCGAAAACCCTGAAGAGAAGATAAATAAACTCGCTCTTGATGAAATGATAGCCCACATAGACGATCTTTTGTCAAAGCAAATGGACGAAGTACTTCACAATAAAGATTTTCAAAAACTTGAGTCTACTTGGAGAGGTATCCGCTTTTTAGTAGAGAGAACAAATTTTAACGAAAATATAAAAATCGTCCTCTCCGATATAACCAAAGAAGAAGCTCTTGAGGATTTTGATTCAAATTTGGATATCACGCAAAGCGTAATGTATAAGCAAATTTACTCCCAAGAATACGGCCAGTTCGGCGGAGAGCCGATAGGCGCGATCATAGGCGATTACGAGCTTGACAAAACCAATACCGATATGACGTTTTTACACAAGATGTCCTCCATCGCCGCAATGAGTCACTCCCCGTTTCTGACGTCCTTATCCTCAAAATTCTTCGGCCTAGAAAACTACGCCGAGCTGGAAAACATAAAAGATATGAAAAGTATGCTCGAAGGCCCTCAATACACTAGGTGGAGAACTTTTAGGGAAAACGAGGACGCAAAATACGTAGGCCTGCTGGCAACCAGATTTTTAACTCGCTCGCCTTATTTGCCGGAGGATAATCCGATAAAAAGCTTTAATTATAAGGAAAACGTGGAAGGCTCTCACGATCACTTACTTTGGGGCAATTCGGCATACACGCTCGCCACAAGACTAACGGAGAGTTTCGCCGATTTTAGATGGTGCGGTAATATAATAGGCCCAAAAGGCGGCGGAGCGGTCAAAGATCTGCCTACTTATCTTTATGAAAACTACGGTAGCGTACAGGCGAAAATCCCAACCGAAGTCTTAATAACCGATAGAAGGGAGTATGAGCTTTCCGAAAACGGATTTATTACTCTTACTTTGCGTAGAGATAGCAACAACGCCGCGTTCTTTTCAGCAAATTCGGCTCTAAAACCTAAAATTTTTCCAAATACTCCGGAAGGAAAACAGGCTGAAACGAATTTTAGACTAGGCACGCAGTTGCCTTATATATTTTTAATATCCCGCTTGGCTCACTATCTCAAAGTTTTACAGCGCGAGGAAATAGGCACATGGAAAGAAAGGGCCGACGTAGAGCGCGGCTTAAACGAGTGGCTAAGGCAATACATTTCCGATCAGGAAAATCCGCCTGCAGACGTAAGAAGCAGAAGGCCTTTTAGAAGCGCCAAGATAAACGTAAACGACATCCCCGGCGAGCCCGGCTGGTATAAAATAGAGCTGCTAGCCAGACCGCACTTTAAATTTATGGGTGCAAATTTTGAGTTATCTCTAGTCGGAAAACTAGATAAAGAATAAATTTAGGCGGACTATGTCATTAAGCGATAGGGTTTTACATACATTAAATGAAGAAAATGCAGACAAGCCCTATCGCCAAGATATTTTAAACGATATAAAAGAAAACATAAGCATACTTTTAAATTCCAAATTTGACGACTGCATAACCATACAAGGCTCAAGCCTTCCGGATATGTCTTTTTTAAATATCGATTCACACGAACTTTGTCAACTGATGGGAAAAGAAATATACGGCCTCATTAAAAAATATGAAAATAGAATCAACATAGTTGCCATAGATTATGACGATTCTTTAAAGCCGTGGCAATTAACTTTTAATATAAGATATACTAGACAAAACGACGCTTTTAAGGAATTTGCCATAAAAGTAACTTTTCGCAATAATAGGTATTGTGAGGTTTTATGATGAAAAAAAACGAAAATAACGTATTATATTTTCGTAAAGAAATGGCCTATCTTTACGAAATGAGAGAACTTTTTATAGAAAAATTTCCAAAAGTAGCGCCGTTTTTAAATGCCGATAGCAAAGATCCCGATGTTGAAAGAATAATAGAAAACGTAGCCATACTTACATCCAAAATCCATCAAGAGCTCGATGAAAATATACCGCTAATCGCCGAATCCCTTATAAATATCGTATCGCCAAACTATACCAACCCGGTACCTTCGGTATGTATTCAAGAATTTTCTTTAAAAAGCGATAGCAAGAAAAATAGCACAATCGTACCAAAAGGCTCGGTCGTCGTTTCCAAGCCTGTTAATGACGTAAAATGCAAATTTAAAACCGCGTATGACGTCTATTTGTATCCTTTAAAAATAAATAAGACCTATTTAAGCAATAATAAAAGCGATTATGTTTTAAATTTAGAATTAAATATCACAAAAGATGAAGCAAGGTTGTCCGATATCGATATGAACCGTATAAATTTATACCTAGGCAACGACGTATATATGTCCTCTACGCTAGTTATGTGGATGAAAACATATCTAAAAAAAATCATCGTATTTTGTTCCGATAGCGATGAAACGTTTAATATTCCTACTTCGTCGATCGAGGTTATGGGGCTTAGCGATAAACTGCTCGATTATGAAGATTTTGGTTTTGAAGCATTTGCTCTTTTGCAAGAACTGTTTTTTATGCCGTATAAATTTAATTTTATAACGATAAAAAATTTGGATATGCTTAAATCTTCCGGTTCTAGAAATTTTACTATCAAATTTGTATTTGATAGAGATCTTCCAAACGGCTATATCCCAAGAGTCGAGCATTTTTCTTTATCTTCTACTCCTATTATAAATTTATTCGAGATGAGTGCGGAGCCTATATTAAATAACAATAAAAAAAACGGCCATAGGATTTTTTTAGACAGGGCAAAGATCGATGCTTACGATATAGTTCAAGTTACTAAAGTAGTCGCTCATAATAGCGATACGGGCAGAAGAGTGCTAAAAAACTACAAAAGTTTTGAACGATTTAATTTCTTTAACGGCGAAAATATAGATGATTTTTATTCTTTAAGCGATAGGACGGACGGCGATTCAAATTTGTTCAAAGAGATATCGTTTTTTTCTAACTCTCAAAAGGAGCAGACGGTAACCGTAGAGACCCTGTGCTGCAATGGAAATTTACCGTCCGAGCTCAAAATATCAGACATAAACGACTTTCCTGCCCAGCCGGAAATTAATACAAAAAATATTACCGTCCCCACATCTATGCAAAAAGTTGCGATAGACGGAAATTTGCTTTGGCGGCTCGTATCCATACTATCTTTTAGTTATCAAACCATACTCGAAAAAAAATCATTCCTAGCCGTATTAGACGCCTTTTCATTCGGCGATAGCCCGATATCTAAAATCCTGGCAAGCTCGCTACAAGACATAAAAACCAAATCTATCTATAGAATAGACGGGCATATGACGAAAAAAGGCACGCTATGCATATTTTATATAGACGAAAGCAAATTTTATAGCATAGGGGAAGTTTATATCGCGGGATTGGTTTTATCCAAATTTCTATCCAGCTTCGCTTCTATAAATTCATTTTGCGAGCTAAAGGTAAAATGCGTCCAAAGCAAAATAACGATAGACTATCCGCTTTATAGCGGCAATAAAGCATTGCTGTGAAATTAGCGAGCGAAACTTCTTTTTATAGGCTTATTAAAAAAGCCTTAAACGACTATGACAAAAACGATATCGTTTTAAGAAATAGCTCGAAACTAGGCCACCCCAATAAAGAAATAGAATACGCCAAGCTAAACAATGAAGAAAAGAAAAATTTCTTAGAAATAATGGTAAATTTTATGGGGCTATACGGCAGCTCTTCGCAATTACCAAGCTATATGCTGGATAAATTTTCAAGAAGCGATAACGAAAATTGGAAATTATTTTTTGATTTTTTTAATAATTATTTGCTATGGATATTTTTTGAGAGCATATCTATGCAAAATTATCCCAAATCTTTTAAAAAAGATTTTAGCGATAGAATTTCGGCCATATTATTTAATATTTTAGGCATAGACGACAAAGAGGTAGCCAGGGCTTATCTGCCATTTGCGCCGCTACTCCTGAGCCTAAGGAGACCAAAGCTACAAATACAAAGAGTATTGGAATACAACTTTAATCTTAAAAATAAACTTTTTATATTGGAAAATATCCCGCATCAAGTAGTTATAGACCCAAAACAACGCAGCTATTTAGGTAAATTAAATAACTCTTTAAGTAAAAATTTTATATTAGGCAAAAGGGTTCTGGACTATCAAAGTAAAATGGCTATTTATATAAAAGATATAAATTACGATGAAGCCGTTAAATATTTTCCTAAAGGGCAAAAGCACGACAAGCTGAAAGAAAGCGTGATTTTTCTTACAAATAATGAATTTGCCGTGGATTTATATATAAGCATAAAATATTCTCCCAAAATGAATCTCAAACTAGGAGATGATTCTCATAGCAAGTTAGGCTACAGCTCCATAATAGGAAAAAACAAAAAAGACTCTTATTTGATGTTTTTTAGGTTATACTCATGATATTTCGCTATTTTAAATTGAGTACTCGTTTTAAATTTTAAGAAGTTGTGATATAATCAAACAACTATTTAATCAAATCTCGGATCGGTGGTAAAGTTGTCTCTCTCATTCATATCTAGAATTCTTAGTGTTTTTAAAATAAAAGGCGTTTCTATTTTTATCTCGCTTATTGCGATTAGTATTCTGTTTTGGCGGTATAGCCCCGATATAGCTTTTAACGACGTATATATTTTTGCAAATACATCATCGAGGATAATAGCTCTTTGTATTTTTTGGCTAATTGCATTCGTTATTTTCGCTTTGCGCGCAACGATCAAATTTTTCTCTTCTATGAAAGATGACAAAAGGCAGCAAATAAAAGAGATAAAAAAGGTATCAAACGAGTCCGTAAATAAAGCAAAAAGAAATTTTTTCATATCCGTAAAAGATGCAAAAAATACTTGGAAAAACGATATAAAATTTAAAAAAATACCGCTTGTTATGATAATAGGAAATGAAAGAGCGGGCAAAAGCGCTTTTATTAATTATTCCAATATAGAATACCCGCTTGGAGATAGCCTTGATACTTACAAAAAGATACACCAAAGCACGACGAATTTCAACCTTTACATATCAAAAAACGGAGCGCTTATAGATACCGAAGGCGTTCATTTTGCGCAAGAAGTTTTATTTAATCCGTCCTCAACGGACGAGCTTCCCGAGGATGATGTAGAAAAAAACAAAGACTTCCTCCTTAAAAAGAACATATGGAAAGAATTTTTAAATTTCTTAAATAAAAATATTTTTCACTCTAAGTTAGGCGGCGCTATTTTGATAGTGGATACTCAGCAGTTTTTAGAAAATCCAAAAGAGTACTCAAACGATCTAATAAGATATCTGGTAAAAAGAGTAAACGACTGCGAAAATAGCTTGAAAATAAAATTTCCTATTTATGTGGTATTTAGCAAACTCGACCTAGTTGAAGGTATGGGGGATTACTTTAAACTTTTCAAAGACGATATCGCAAATAAAGCTTTTGGTCTCAGCTTGTCAAATACCTTTAATAAAGACGATCTGGACAATGATTTTAAAGAACTAAGTCGCTCGTTACTTTATAACATAATGAGCAAAAACTCCCTTTCTCACTCCCTCGAAGACAAAAAACGCTCATATTTATTTTTAAAGCAGCTAGATAACCTGTTTGCACTCGTGAGCGACTTTGCTTTAAAACTAAAAGACGAAAATTCATTGAAAAATAGCTCGCCGATTAAAGGCGTTTACTTTGTTAGCGCATTTCAAGAAAATATACCTATAAACTATCTGGTAAATACGGTGTGCGATAGATATGGGATCAAAAAGCCGCTAGCTAGAGCCCTTAATAACTACAGTAAGCAAAGTTATTTTGTTAAATCGCTACTAAAAGATATTGTTTTTAAAGGCCATCTGGCAAATCCGAATTTAAACAAAAGCCTAAGTACAAAAATTTTAAATTTCGCATCGATAGCTCTTGTTTGCGTTGCCACCTACTTTGCATGCAGCCATTTTATAAACTTAAAATCGGCGAAAGAACTGGAAGCGCAAAATGCTATGCTTTCGATATCCACCTTGCTTGACGGCCAAAAATACAAAGATTATACGCCTACTCAAAAAATAGAATTGTTGCGCAATCTAAAAGATACTCTAAGAATATATCCTAGACTTTTTTCGGGGGATACCAAATTTGAATATCCGCTTTTGGATATATCCTACAAAGGCTTTGAGTCCGCTAAAGACTTATATACGGAGCTGACGATAGATTTTCTTAAAAATACCATCCTTGTCGAGATGGAAAATATGCTAGAAACCGAGACAAACCCCGACAATCTCATAAAAGCCTTTTATATGTATCAGTCGTTGTTTGATAAAGATTTTATAAATGCTAATTTATTTAAAATTTGGATCAAGACCAATTGGTCTAAATTTGAAAAATACAATATAAATCAAGATGACTTTTTATCCCATGCGGATAGCGTATTAAATGCCGACTTAAAAGATATATATCAAAATTTAAATTCTATCAAAGTAGCCGGCGACAAACTTATAAAAGTAGAAAGGCTAGAGAGGCTCTACTCTCTTTTGGAATTCATATCATATAAAAACGAAAAAGAATTTTACGATATAAAAAAAGAGATCGCAGGCATAGACAACGTCATAGAAAACAGTAACGCTTTCGAGCCGTTTAATAAAATTTATACAAAAGACGGTATGAGGGAGTTTTTGTCAAATTTAAGCTCCTATATAGACGACTCGGCAAATATTGAAAAATGGCTATTTCAAAACGAGCGAGCAAGCAACTTCGACACAAACGAGGATAAAACTAATCTACGTTTAAGTATAGCCAACCTATATCTACAAAAATATCGCTCCAGATGGATAACCGTCATAGGAGGCATAACGCCCAAAAAATTTAACTCGAGAAAAGAAACGCTAGACGAATTGGAAATTTTATCAAAGGTTGAAAATCCGGTAAATTCGCTTGTAAATACATTAAACACGAACACTCTTCTAACCGACGAAACTTTCTTAAAATATATATACGGCCTTGGTTATCCTTCTACCGAGATTAGAAAATTATTTTCAAATTTTAGCTCGGATTTTAGCTCGTATCATGCATTAAGCGACAGCTCAAAAGAAAACGGCATACTAAATACCATAAGCGACGACGTATCCAAAATCCATAAAAAAATCCTTGATTTTAACTACGAGATGCTACAAAGCGAAAACGACAAAATCACTTATGTAATAGGTGGAGTCAAAAACGAAAATGATCCATTTATAGTTTTAAATAACGACTCAAAAATGCTGCCAAAAGAGCTTATGAACTATTATCAGCAAGTATCAAAACTATCCTGGAAACAAGTAGAATCAGGCGCTTCTACTTTTTTAAATACGGCGTGGCAGGATGAAATTTACAGCCTTTATACAAACGAGATTAGGCCGTTTTATCCTTTTGACGAGACGGCGGCGCAGTCCGTGAGCATACAATCGTTTAAAGCATTTTTCGGGAAAAACGGAGCTTGGAATCAGTTTTATGATAGATTTTTGAAGAAAATTTTGAGCAAAGGATCAAACGGCTATAGGGTTAGATCGGCATATGCCAAGGATTTTAAATTTAGCAAAAGCTTCCTTGAAAACATATCCGTGATAGACAATATCGCAAATACCGTGCTTGATCTAAACGATGAGATAAAAATCAACTTTTATATTAAAGCTATTGATTTATCGGCAGATTTTAGTAATATCAGCGTTTCATCGGTAAACGACAAAAGTATAACTTATGATCACACGATACCGTCAAGTCTATACATAACGCCTAAAGACTTTGACACCTCCGCACAGATCAAATTTATAGCCAAATTTCAAAATGGCAATAAGATCGAGCAAAAAACGTTTAGCGGCGAGTGGGCTTGGCATAGACTTTTGCGAAATTCGATCTATAACTCCGAGCAAGGCAAATATTCGCTTTATCTTAATCCGCAAGAAAAATATTACTTCGGGTTTGACGTAACGCCTAATAATGCCGAATTAATGGAACTTTTAAGAAATATATCTTCATTTAAGTTGCCTAAAAATATTTTAAATTAAGGAAGATCATGGAGCAGATGGCCGTCACTATACAAAATTTAGAAAATGCCGCAAACTATTCATCTAAATTTTATATCTTTGATGAAAACGGCGGCGATATAGGGAGCGACAGTAGCGCGACTTTCAGATGCCAAGATGCAAACGGAAGCATCCACGCTAAACATGCCAGAATAGGTTATGAAGAAGGCTTTTTTACGATATCCTCATACGAAAACTGCGATATATTTTACGCAGATTCTTTCTCAAAGATCGCAAGCGACTATGAAACGGTCGTTAATGAAGGGGACGTGTTTAGGGCGGGAGGCTTAAAGCTTATGTTCATAAATCCCTCAAAACTAGAAGAATACGCAATTAAAACGCAAAAACTCATAGAAAATACGCCGAATTTCGATAAGCTTGATGATGTGTATCTTGAGCCTAGAGGCAAACTTTCAAATGTTGATTTCAAAGAACAGCCCGATATCAATATATTCCCGAAAGAAGACGACGAATTTTACATAAAAAACGACCCCTCCCCAAAGGCGCCCGAGCCAAATCCCGCATACGCCCCAAAGCCTTTCACGCAAAATATGCTATCTTCGCAAACATTAAACGATCTAACGCAAAAGCTATTAGCCCAGCTCAGAAGCGAAATCATGCCAAATACGATAGAGTCAAATTCCGCTACTCTAAGCGTAGCCGATCTGGAAGCCATACTATCTACCATACGGCTAACCGACTCTACAAAGCTAATAAACTCCGTCTTATTACAACTAGTATGCAAGGAGTTATACTCTCATATGTATGATATAGTAGAAAACAACTCGTTTTTCAAGTACCTATCCGGAGCCGTCACCAAAAGCACCCAGGAGAAAAAAGAGGCCTTTGAATACCTAGTGCTAAAGGCTCTAGAAAGCTATATCTCAAAAAAATAATCCTCTCGAGATTTAAGCAGGCTTGATTAACGGGTCTGCCTAAATTATTCAAATTTATTTAATCCTTGATATTATGCTCTTTGGCATACTCCTCTATCTTGTCTTTTAGATCTTTTGGAAAGCTTGGTTTATACATAGTAGGAGTTAAAGGATTTAGTCTTTTATCCAGTTTGCCCGATTTATACATTCTTTTTAGTTCTTCGGGAGTGTTATAATACGGTGCGTTAGGATATCCTTCGGGAGGAGTTAGGGACATTATTTTGGATTCGAGGATGGTGGAGTCGATGTAGAGGGAGATGTCTTTAGCGGTCATTTCTTTTGGAAAGCCCGGTATCTCAAATCTATCCATATGTGCATCTTTTGCTTCTTTTAGGTATTCAACAAATTCTTCTCTAGTTGTTTCATTTGCATCTATATCTCTAGGGTCTAAAAGCTTGCCTTCACTTTCTACCAACCTCTTAATTTCCCTATGCAAAGAACCATCTGGATTAATAGCTATCCCTCCCCTATTAAAATCCATAATAAAATCACTCCCTATTATCTCATCTAGATAAGGTATCATACCGTATTCGTCTAGGGGAGGATTTTCGTAGAGGGCTTTGTATTCTAAGGAGCGGGATAGGTTTTTGTTTGATCCCGACATATAAGCAGACGTAGAGAAATATCTAGCCAATACTTTTAAAGCATCTACTTCCCCCAACTGAGCGGCTAAGAATACCGATTGTCTAGCTCTTGATTTAAAGCCCGAGTTATTAAGTACTGTAGCTGAAGCAAATGCTCTTTTATCTCCCAATATCCCTGCGCATACTCTCCACTCTCCCGAAAACAGTCTTGATTTTAAAGTATTAACGTTTCTCTCCACCGTATCGTAAATTTCTTTGTATTCCGGTTTGGTTAGTCTTCCTCTTTCATCTACTCTTCCTATGGCATCATCGGGTATTTCTATCATAGAGCATTTTAGATTGCTTCTTTTTACCAGGTAGATATATCTGTCTCTTTTATCTTTTAAACTTTCGTAATAAGCTTTTTCTTTTTTAGTCCAAGGAGAAATTTCTTTAGAATTTGATTTAAAGCTTAGTTTATACCAAGACTCAAAGGATAGATACTCCGTTTGTCCGTAGTCGTTAGGATTTGGATTAAAGTAGCTTGGTTTGTAGTCTTTGTAAGCAGAGGAGTCGAGGATTTCTCTAGCATCTAGTAAGTATTTTGACTGAATTTTAAGATATTCAGGATTTGTTCTAACAGACTTATAGGCTTTATTATTAGGGATAAGCAAATTTGTATTTTTGTCAAATTTCAATTCCTGCCCATCAGGTGCTATTACTACATATACTTCCATTGATTCTCCTTCATTTATTGCTATTATTCCTACCATTGCAACCATTATTACTATACTTAAAAATAAAATTTTAAATTTACTAAATTTCACAGTATTATCCCAAAAACAAACCATCTTCCATTATTATGGTAGTTGCTAGACGACCAATCAATCTAGGTGGAGTTTTTTTAGGAGGTTCTTTTACCGTGCTGTTTTTATATTCATAGTACTCCTTACACCCCACATAAAGCCCCTTGATATTATTCGTGCCTATTACGTCTAGGGCTTGCAGTAGTCTTCTTGCTTTGTTATCAGTTGTTGTCTCTTTGTCGGTAGTACCTGTGTTAAAGTTACCCTCTTTAAAGTCTTGGAGTATCTCCATAGCTTCGTTGTAGCTATCTATCGGGGATTCAAATCCCACGGCTTCATCGTCGCTTCTTTGAGCTTCTTTATACATCTCGTAAATTTTCCCTCTTTGCGTATGATCCATAAAACTACTATTTGATATATCTAAAGGTCTCTTTGCTTCTGCTACCATAAGCTCTTTTGGTTCAAAGGGCATATCGTGGTTTTTTAGATGGTTAAAGAAGCTTTGATCGTCTTTATACGTAGTTCTTAGTTCGTCTAAACAAAGATAGGCTATTAGTTTATTTAATGGCATATTTTTAGATAGACTGGAGTTTGTTTTCGTATAGATGTCGTTTATGTCGTAATAAAAGAATTTATGATAGTCTAGTCCTCCGCTGGATAGTCTTCCTCCTATGATCGTTCTTTTTAAATCTACGTTCATAAAGGATGAGTGAATTTGCATAGGATAGTAAAGATACTCTTTAGTATCTTTACTCATAGGAGTTAGGGATATGTTTTTTACGGCGTAAGGTTCATCGTATTTGTGAGTATAGTATTTGTATAAGATGTCTTCGTATTTACGTTTTTGTTTTTCGTATTCGGAGGTGTAGAGGCTATCTAGGATAAAATTTAACCCGCTGCCGGTTATTATGGTTTTTAGGGTGGTTGCGGCACAAAGGGTCTCTTGGTCTCTTTTGGATAAATTTAAAGTAATTGCGCTCAAATTTATTCAATCCTTGATATTATGCTCTTTGGCATACTCCTCTATCTTGTCTTTCAGATCTTTTGGAAAGCTTGGTTTATACATAGTAGGAGTTAAAGGATTTAGTCTTTTATCCAGTTTGCCCGATTTATACATTCTTTTTAGTTCTTCGGGAGTGTTATAATACGGTGCGTTAGGATATCCTTCGGGAGGAGTTAGGGACATTATTTTGGATTCGAGGATATTAATATCTCTATTTAAGATGACCTGCTTGTATTCCTTTTCGTCTGGCTCCGCTACGTCATACGGCAATGCTTCGTCTTTTAGGGCTTCTTCGACGGCTTTTACAAATTCTTCCCTGGTTTTCTCGTTTGCGTCTGCATCCCTTGGATCTAAAAATTTACCCTTTTCTTCTACTTGTTCCCTAAAATACCTCATTACTCCGCCATCTGGATCTAGTGCAACTCCGCTTTTTGAAAAATCCATAATAAAATCACTCCCTATTATCTCATCCAGATAAGGTATCATACCGTATTCGTCTAGGGGAGGATTTTCATATAAGGCTTTGTATTCTAAGGAGCGGGATAGGTTTTTGTTTAATCCTATATTATAAGTGTAATATTTAAAAGCATCGGATAAATACTTTAAAGCTTTTACTTCTCCTAACTGAGCGGCTAAGAATACTCTTTGAAATTTCCTTGCCTTAAATCCTCCGCTTCCTCCGCTTCCAAGAGCTGTAACATCCCCTAGTATTCCTGCACATATACCCCATTCTCCTATAAACAAATTTGACTTTAGGGTTTTTTTATTTCTCTCCACCGTATCGTAAATTTCTTTGTATTCCGGTTTGGTTAGTCTTCCTCTTTCATCTACTCTTCCTATGGCATCATCGGGTATTTCTATCATAGAGCATTTTAGATTGCTTCTTTTTACCAGGTAGATATATCTGTCTCTTTTATCTTTTAAACTTTCGTAATAAGCTTTTTCTTTTTTAGTCCAAGGAGAAATTTCTTTAGAATTTGATTTAAAGCTTAGTTTATACCAAGACTCAAAGGATAGATACTCCGTTTGTCCGTAGTCGTTAGGATTTGGATTAAAGTAGCTTGGTTTGTAGTCTTTGTAAGCAGAGGAGTCGAGGATTTGACGAGCTTGAAGAAGGAATTTTGACTGGATTTCCAAGTAGTCTTGCCTTGTTCTAACCTTTTCATATTCTTCGTTATTTGGAATTAATAAATTTGTCTTTTTGTCAAATTTAACCTCTCTGCCGTCTGGAGTAAGCACGGTATAAG comes from the Campylobacter rectus genome and includes:
- the tssM gene encoding type VI secretion system membrane subunit TssM, giving the protein MVKLSLSFISRILSVFKIKGVSIFISLIAISILFWRYSPDIAFNDVYIFANTSSRIIALCIFWLIAFVIFALRATIKFFSSMKDDKRQQIKEIKKVSNESVNKAKRNFFISVKDAKNTWKNDIKFKKIPLVMIIGNERAGKSAFINYSNIEYPLGDSLDTYKKIHQSTTNFNLYISKNGALIDTEGVHFAQEVLFNPSSTDELPEDDVEKNKDFLLKKNIWKEFLNFLNKNIFHSKLGGAILIVDTQQFLENPKEYSNDLIRYLVKRVNDCENSLKIKFPIYVVFSKLDLVEGMGDYFKLFKDDIANKAFGLSLSNTFNKDDLDNDFKELSRSLLYNIMSKNSLSHSLEDKKRSYLFLKQLDNLFALVSDFALKLKDENSLKNSSPIKGVYFVSAFQENIPINYLVNTVCDRYGIKKPLARALNNYSKQSYFVKSLLKDIVFKGHLANPNLNKSLSTKILNFASIALVCVATYFACSHFINLKSAKELEAQNAMLSISTLLDGQKYKDYTPTQKIELLRNLKDTLRIYPRLFSGDTKFEYPLLDISYKGFESAKDLYTELTIDFLKNTILVEMENMLETETNPDNLIKAFYMYQSLFDKDFINANLFKIWIKTNWSKFEKYNINQDDFLSHADSVLNADLKDIYQNLNSIKVAGDKLIKVERLERLYSLLEFISYKNEKEFYDIKKEIAGIDNVIENSNAFEPFNKIYTKDGMREFLSNLSSYIDDSANIEKWLFQNERASNFDTNEDKTNLRLSIANLYLQKYRSRWITVIGGITPKKFNSRKETLDELEILSKVENPVNSLVNTLNTNTLLTDETFLKYIYGLGYPSTEIRKLFSNFSSDFSSYHALSDSSKENGILNTISDDVSKIHKKILDFNYEMLQSENDKITYVIGGVKNENDPFIVLNNDSKMLPKELMNYYQQVSKLSWKQVESGASTFLNTAWQDEIYSLYTNEIRPFYPFDETAAQSVSIQSFKAFFGKNGAWNQFYDRFLKKILSKGSNGYRVRSAYAKDFKFSKSFLENISVIDNIANTVLDLNDEIKINFYIKAIDLSADFSNISVSSVNDKSITYDHTIPSSLYITPKDFDTSAQIKFIAKFQNGNKIEQKTFSGEWAWHRLLRNSIYNSEQGKYSLYLNPQEKYYFGFDVTPNNAELMELLRNISSFKLPKNILN
- a CDS encoding thioredoxin reductase — encoded protein: MKFSKFKILFLSIVIMVAMVGIIAINEGESMEVYVVIAPDGQELKFDKNTNLLIPNNKAYKSVRTNPEYLKIQSKYLLDAREILDSSAYKDYKPSYFNPNPNDYGQTEYLSFESWYKLSFKSNSKEISPWTKKEKAYYESLKDKRDRYIYLVKRSNLKCSMIEIPDDAIGRVDERGRLTKPEYKEIYDTVERNVNTLKSRLFSGEWRVCAGILGDKRAFASATVLNNSGFKSRARQSVFLAAQLGEVDALKVLARYFSTSAYMSGSNKNLSRSLEYKALYENPPLDEYGMIPYLDEIIGSDFIMDFNRGGIAINPDGSLHREIKRLVESEGKLLDPRDIDANETTREEFVEYLKEAKDAHMDRFEIPGFPKEMTAKDISLYIDSTILESKIMSLTPPEGYPNAPYYNTPEELKRMYKSGKLDKRLNPLTPTMYKPSFPKDLKDKIEEYAKEHNIKD
- a CDS encoding thioredoxin reductase, whose translation is MNNETYTVLTPDGREVKFDKKTNLLIPNNEEYEKVRTRQDYLEIQSKFLLQARQILDSSAYKDYKPSYFNPNPNDYGQTEYLSFESWYKLSFKSNSKEISPWTKKEKAYYESLKDKRDRYIYLVKRSNLKCSMIEIPDDAIGRVDERGRLTKPEYKEIYDTVERNKKTLKSNLFIGEWGICAGILGDVTALGSGGSGGFKARKFQRVFLAAQLGEVKALKYLSDAFKYYTYNIGLNKNLSRSLEYKALYENPPLDEYGMIPYLDEIIGSDFIMDFSKSGVALDPDGGVMRYFREQVEEKGKFLDPRDADANEKTREEFVKAVEEALKDEALPYDVAEPDEKEYKQVILNRDINILESKIMSLTPPEGYPNAPYYNTPEELKRMYKSGKLDKRLNPLTPTMYKPSFPKDLKDKIEEYAKEHNIKD